The DNA region agaacttgagctgtggattggaggtggaacagctgtcaggggcactggctgggaggtggcaggagctccccctacaaggaggttgttggcactggaggtcccttaaaaggaaaacaagactccattctgggggtcaggagggggacttcatccctcagaggtgcgtgggtgctgggtggaattgctgctggtcccaggtgcccttaattccccctgattccacgggggcatctgagtctctgacaggtcctcgttcccttgcagcaggaggtcgtcacggccaacataatgaatcaacttcacatcatccggcacttgcgccaagtgccggaggcgctgcaggaattctgcctccaaggccaccagcaactcctactccctctaaacggggagtgcagtgagactgagtggcctccctccgagcaggagagcgagggcccctctacacgccccttggagggcagagcctatatcaccccacccaccttgcctgttggctggccaccggggcctctggtagacgctgttgcaactgagcggcctccctccgagcaggagagcgagggcccctctacacgccccttggacggcagagcctatatcgccccacccccctcgcctgttggctggccaccggggcctctggtagacgctgttgcaactgagcggcctccctccgagcgggagagcgagggctgccctacacgccccttggagggcggagcctatatcgccccgcccccctcgccataaggaccggggcgtggggtcggaaatataaaaggccggcccttcaccacagttgggggacagcccgcaacagaggaggacacttggcctgttctccagagtcccctaaccctaaccccagacatggacgaggactggcccggagtacccgctgcggtttaccccaaggagccggaagaggcctggaggccgcagataccaaaccccggggaggcaggaagtagcccaggggcatcccgggagctgctggctgcagagcccggcgcggctcagtcggcgtgttgcggctggatccccgccgacgcaggggcaaccaatcctgcccctgccagcgccttgggctgggacgcgggggaggagggtgggaccgcgtccccctgccactccaccccgggtggctgaccccctacacggtgcaagggGGCTCTAggccaggacaggaactgtttgttggctggccaccgggtccccacccaggccagggcccgcccttgaagtctggttgtttgtggggtgcttgggccccgcccagacctgagccacccccgatacagtgtgttgaggggctgaccacttgagcgacctcagcccagcagcgccggctctaccatttttgctgccccaagcaaaaaaaaaaaaaaatacaacagcgctcggactgccaaagtgagcaaaaagaaaaccaaaaaactcccaaccacttggactgctgccacccgaactgccaaagcagaaaaaaaaccaacaacaacaaagctcggactgccgccacccgaactgctgaagtgcaaaaaacaaaaaagtcgcccggcctgtgctgccccaagaatggacggaatgccgccccaggcatgtgcttcctccgctggtgcctggagccagccccgcagcccaggccacagcctggttgcgacagctgatcgctgaggtggggcggctgctccacccccatgcaagagggcgctagagtaggccagagcggctgcagaggctggtagccaatcagagaagggccaactgagagccaatcagggccgagattagagccagccaatcaggactaagctaggccctatataaaggctgcccaggcgagcagcaggcagtatcccccagaccttgatgggagaaggtctgtcttcagagcagtagACCAGCATCTCcaaaagagcagtgctgggcaggctgaagggagcatactacagctccggcccaagacctgccagactgcgggccctgatagaaagggcctagagggccaagaggagaagtggcccagggacagttggacaaggggagagcagggagactgccactagaggatccctgggtttggacccaggatagttggtgggcctgggtccccctgttccctcttgtactgcacTTGGCCATGTggtggctgagtcaaactgcaacctcccttgagacaaggggctagactttgggggttttggttggcCGCTGAGGcatgtgcaaggactgttgctaacctgcttcctcctccccgtcggaaggagatgaggatggattagggggcactgctggagggaagtggcctgaagaaggacaccatcaagcggactaggcagattgtgccacatggagagtccaaaatggtggagaaaagagacttctattggagggcctgggtggctcggcttgccgaacagcagagggagttgttctggctgctggggaggtcggcacccagaccaaacaagagatccgtcaccgagggcgagaggccaggaacgctgaactgcttcgcctgtaggtgacagggacactaaaggagggagtgtccctcctgggatggggcagagagacCCCACCTagaaaaggcaccccctgtgagagtaacaggggggcccccagcttgttgggtctgtggggagccagggcacctgaagagagagtgcccctacaggactcccaaggcccaggccagcccagaaggaagggctagggcccaaacaagcaggagtagggatgtggcagggggaagacccagaaagtgcttccactGCCACCAACGGGGACATctaaagaggcactgccccctgaggcagaaagggggagtgtctgagacaagggctcggtcagagactagccacagagaagaggtggtgaagacggaggcccctagagaaaaaggggctggggcagagaggccccaccgaaatgagggaacccacataggagccaggagggcccatgtgggaacccaaacagaagtaggaacccacgtaggaccagggcGTTCAACAGTGCGAACCCAGACCCTACAGCTGGGAAGCTGCTGACTCCAGACTTTGGCGGGCCTGTGAGAGGAAAGggatgccctgcaggccccactacgaaggaagctggggtgatagggacccctttcctcccctcccccgtgagcattttttaagggggagggtttgtggtgggacggctgccccacccccatgtgagagggaactagagtaggccagaatggctgtgcaagccgtcttccaatcagggaagggcctactgagagccaatcagggccgagattagagccagccaatcagggctaggctaggccctatataatggctgcccaggagagcagcaggtagtgtgtcccagaatttcatgggggaaggtctgtctccagagcaggagaccagcatctcgggctgggcagtactgcatctggccatccgatggccgagacaaattgtaaccggcccttgagactaggggctagactttgggggttgcagtTGGCCATCAAGGCAGGTGCAAGGCCTGTTGCTAACCCCcgcccctggaatggggtgaggatggactagtgggcactgctggaggcagtgtcaagcggtgagcaacgcggctccagatgccaagggaggacaagagacggatgggacgctgccagcagagggcgttccccatggactgagctcattcccagagcgaccagcgggaggcgccatgctggtgagtcccaaccctgtcaaaaccgcccagccctattgtgggcccactgctaccctgcagactctggtcaggaccagactgggccagctggaGTGGCCCTCTTCCTCTGATTGGGAGagcgagaaggggaaatggagcctcctggcactcacagaaactctctcccctctctgtggagcagggttcttccctctgccccccaaattccttcatatggggcaggacctctttcccttgcacccactcccctcctccctatCCTTGGTCTACCCCCGCTCATTCCCGCtacgcccaggcagagctctccctgccccatatggtgcagaaaagcccttgtgtcagggccacagccccactggggctcggaaagctccacttttgaggaggtgggggtgggacagaggctcagggctagcttcaccttctgccctttattctccccttggcccttctatggggtctctgggtgtcacaggaataggagcctccttccagctgtctttcaggccctgggatctggcacagcctcccagacgggcgcttcctgtagctgagccacgtcagggagcagtggggacaggtcacctcgtcccagcaatgccggctctcaaagaggcttagatggaagaccccagtccctcatggaggtaagagccatttacttcttggggcgtgtgggtctcttgggggagaaatggcatccccgatg from Chrysemys picta bellii isolate R12L10 unplaced genomic scaffold, ASM1138683v2 scaf94, whole genome shotgun sequence includes:
- the LOC135977992 gene encoding formin-2-like, which produces MHDPQLRVSQAGLLLTYSLLGQAEQLMGSKQEVVTANIMNQLHIIRHLRQVPEALQEFCLQGHQQLLLPLNGECSETEWPPSEQESEGPSTRPLEGRAYITPPTLPVGWPPGPLVDAVATERPPSEQESEGPSTRPLDGRAYIAPPPSPVGWPPGPLVDAVATERPPSERESEGCPTRPLEGGAYIAPPPSP